A DNA window from Phoenix dactylifera cultivar Barhee BC4 unplaced genomic scaffold, palm_55x_up_171113_PBpolish2nd_filt_p 000090F, whole genome shotgun sequence contains the following coding sequences:
- the LOC103718243 gene encoding uncharacterized protein LOC103718243 isoform X2 → MKENTSVIDSSLTESKHDLENSDDQESSFDKDNEEYNASTRGERFHSFSGVDSSSLMHNEKNTTRYFIIKSLSHQNIQLSIEKGIWATQVMNEPILEEAYHNSDRVILIFSVNMSGFFQGYAQMMSSVGWKRDKIWSKSSGGNNPWGHTFKVKWLRLHNLPFQKTLHLKNPLNDYKPVKISRDCQELSKDVGEDLCGLFDEVDIKCKLKRPCRNFPLHLQDEDCMLSIPSSNLGCSGATVLDPPFYQHVVQHGECSGFLKPERSHRISFLQNSPSHLESQKISKMKQPRVDRGLDNRQTDKDITDERNLPGSFSEDDILNMTYEEYLQAVGRSSVSSPCVAAVGPPWTMQGVQASGVPDNDLYNRYLSDWYHCQKVNGDIYN, encoded by the exons AAAGCTCATTTGACAAGGATAATGAAGAATACAATGCCAGTACAAGGGGAGAAAGATTTCATTCTTTTAGTGGGGTAGACAGTTCTAGCCTTATGCATAATGAAAAGAATACAACAAGATATTTCATCATAAAGAGTTTGAGCCATCAAAACATTCAATTGTCAATTGAGAAAGGCATATGGGCAACTCAAGTAATGAATGAGCCAATTCTGGAAGAGGCATATCAT AATTCTGATAGAGTGATTCTAATATTTAGTGTCAACATGAGTGGTTTCTTCCAAGGGTATGCCCAAATGATGTCTTCTGTGGGTTGGAAGCGAGACAAAATTTGGAGTAAATCAAGTGGTGGAAATAATCCTTGGGGCCACACTTTCAAAGTTAAATGGTTACGATTGCATAACCTGCCTTTCCAGAAGACACTTCATCTCAAGAATCCCTTGAATGATTATAAACCTGTGAAGATTAGCAGGGATTGCCAG GAGCTATCCAAAGATGTTGGTGAGGATCTTTGTGGGCTGTTTGATGAAGTAGATATTAAATGCAAACTGAAAAG ACCTTGCAGAAATTTTCCACTTCATTTACAAGATGAAGATTGTATGCTTTCTATTCCCTCATCAAATTTAGGATGTTCTGGTGCAACTGTGTTGGATCCACCCTTCTATCAGCATGTCGTTCAACATGGAGAGTGCAGCGGCTTTTTGAAGCCTGAAAGATCTCACAGGATCTCTTTTCTTCAAAACTCACCATCACACTTGGAATCACAAAAGATCTCTAAGATGAAGCAACCCAGAGTTGACAGAGGTCTAGATAATAGACAAACTGACAAAGATATAACTGATGAGAGAAATTTACCTGGATCATTTTCTGAAGATGATATTCTCAATATG ACATATGAAGAATATCTACAAGCTGTTGGAAGAAGCTCTGTGTCATCTCCTTGTGTG GCTGCAGTAGGACCACCATGGACTATGCAGGGGGTACAGGCAAGTGGGGTGCCGGACAATGATCt GTACAACAGATATCTTTCTGACTGGTATCATTGCCAAAAGGTTAATGGTGATATTTACAACTAA
- the LOC103718243 gene encoding uncharacterized protein LOC103718243 isoform X1 codes for MKENTSVIDSSLTESKHDLENSDDQESSFDKDNEEYNASTRGERFHSFSGVDSSSLMHNEKNTTRYFIIKSLSHQNIQLSIEKGIWATQVMNEPILEEAYHNSDRVILIFSVNMSGFFQGYAQMMSSVGWKRDKIWSKSSGGNNPWGHTFKVKWLRLHNLPFQKTLHLKNPLNDYKPVKISRDCQELSKDVGEDLCGLFDEVDIKCKLKRNYSLMDDIIPKRPCRNFPLHLQDEDCMLSIPSSNLGCSGATVLDPPFYQHVVQHGECSGFLKPERSHRISFLQNSPSHLESQKISKMKQPRVDRGLDNRQTDKDITDERNLPGSFSEDDILNMTYEEYLQAVGRSSVSSPCVAAVGPPWTMQGVQASGVPDNDLYNRYLSDWYHCQKVNGDIYN; via the exons AAAGCTCATTTGACAAGGATAATGAAGAATACAATGCCAGTACAAGGGGAGAAAGATTTCATTCTTTTAGTGGGGTAGACAGTTCTAGCCTTATGCATAATGAAAAGAATACAACAAGATATTTCATCATAAAGAGTTTGAGCCATCAAAACATTCAATTGTCAATTGAGAAAGGCATATGGGCAACTCAAGTAATGAATGAGCCAATTCTGGAAGAGGCATATCAT AATTCTGATAGAGTGATTCTAATATTTAGTGTCAACATGAGTGGTTTCTTCCAAGGGTATGCCCAAATGATGTCTTCTGTGGGTTGGAAGCGAGACAAAATTTGGAGTAAATCAAGTGGTGGAAATAATCCTTGGGGCCACACTTTCAAAGTTAAATGGTTACGATTGCATAACCTGCCTTTCCAGAAGACACTTCATCTCAAGAATCCCTTGAATGATTATAAACCTGTGAAGATTAGCAGGGATTGCCAG GAGCTATCCAAAGATGTTGGTGAGGATCTTTGTGGGCTGTTTGATGAAGTAGATATTAAATGCAAACTGAAAAG GAATTATAGTTTAATGGATGATATTATTCCTAAAAGACCTTGCAGAAATTTTCCACTTCATTTACAAGATGAAGATTGTATGCTTTCTATTCCCTCATCAAATTTAGGATGTTCTGGTGCAACTGTGTTGGATCCACCCTTCTATCAGCATGTCGTTCAACATGGAGAGTGCAGCGGCTTTTTGAAGCCTGAAAGATCTCACAGGATCTCTTTTCTTCAAAACTCACCATCACACTTGGAATCACAAAAGATCTCTAAGATGAAGCAACCCAGAGTTGACAGAGGTCTAGATAATAGACAAACTGACAAAGATATAACTGATGAGAGAAATTTACCTGGATCATTTTCTGAAGATGATATTCTCAATATG ACATATGAAGAATATCTACAAGCTGTTGGAAGAAGCTCTGTGTCATCTCCTTGTGTG GCTGCAGTAGGACCACCATGGACTATGCAGGGGGTACAGGCAAGTGGGGTGCCGGACAATGATCt GTACAACAGATATCTTTCTGACTGGTATCATTGCCAAAAGGTTAATGGTGATATTTACAACTAA
- the LOC103718243 gene encoding uncharacterized protein LOC103718243 isoform X5 codes for MHNEKNTTRYFIIKSLSHQNIQLSIEKGIWATQVMNEPILEEAYHNSDRVILIFSVNMSGFFQGYAQMMSSVGWKRDKIWSKSSGGNNPWGHTFKVKWLRLHNLPFQKTLHLKNPLNDYKPVKISRDCQELSKDVGEDLCGLFDEVDIKCKLKRNYSLMDDIIPKRPCRNFPLHLQDEDCMLSIPSSNLGCSGATVLDPPFYQHVVQHGECSGFLKPERSHRISFLQNSPSHLESQKISKMKQPRVDRGLDNRQTDKDITDERNLPGSFSEDDILNMTYEEYLQAVGRSSVSSPCVAAVGPPWTMQGVQASGVPDNDLYNRYLSDWYHCQKVNGDIYN; via the exons ATGCATAATGAAAAGAATACAACAAGATATTTCATCATAAAGAGTTTGAGCCATCAAAACATTCAATTGTCAATTGAGAAAGGCATATGGGCAACTCAAGTAATGAATGAGCCAATTCTGGAAGAGGCATATCAT AATTCTGATAGAGTGATTCTAATATTTAGTGTCAACATGAGTGGTTTCTTCCAAGGGTATGCCCAAATGATGTCTTCTGTGGGTTGGAAGCGAGACAAAATTTGGAGTAAATCAAGTGGTGGAAATAATCCTTGGGGCCACACTTTCAAAGTTAAATGGTTACGATTGCATAACCTGCCTTTCCAGAAGACACTTCATCTCAAGAATCCCTTGAATGATTATAAACCTGTGAAGATTAGCAGGGATTGCCAG GAGCTATCCAAAGATGTTGGTGAGGATCTTTGTGGGCTGTTTGATGAAGTAGATATTAAATGCAAACTGAAAAG GAATTATAGTTTAATGGATGATATTATTCCTAAAAGACCTTGCAGAAATTTTCCACTTCATTTACAAGATGAAGATTGTATGCTTTCTATTCCCTCATCAAATTTAGGATGTTCTGGTGCAACTGTGTTGGATCCACCCTTCTATCAGCATGTCGTTCAACATGGAGAGTGCAGCGGCTTTTTGAAGCCTGAAAGATCTCACAGGATCTCTTTTCTTCAAAACTCACCATCACACTTGGAATCACAAAAGATCTCTAAGATGAAGCAACCCAGAGTTGACAGAGGTCTAGATAATAGACAAACTGACAAAGATATAACTGATGAGAGAAATTTACCTGGATCATTTTCTGAAGATGATATTCTCAATATG ACATATGAAGAATATCTACAAGCTGTTGGAAGAAGCTCTGTGTCATCTCCTTGTGTG GCTGCAGTAGGACCACCATGGACTATGCAGGGGGTACAGGCAAGTGGGGTGCCGGACAATGATCt GTACAACAGATATCTTTCTGACTGGTATCATTGCCAAAAGGTTAATGGTGATATTTACAACTAA
- the LOC103718243 gene encoding 3'-5' RNA helicase YTHDC2 isoform X3 has product MKENTSVIDSSLTESKHDLENSDDQESSFDKDNEEYNASTRGERFHSFSGVDSSSLMHNEKNTTRYFIIKSLSHQNIQLSIEKGIWATQVMNEPILEEAYHNSDRVILIFSVNMSGFFQGYAQMMSSVGWKRDKIWSKSSGGNNPWGHTFKVKWLRLHNLPFQKTLHLKNPLNDYKPVKISRDCQELSKDVGEDLCGLFDEVDIKCKLKRNYSLMDDIIPKRPCRNFPLHLQDEDCMLSIPSSNLGCSGATVLDPPFYQHVVQHGECSGFLKPERSHRISFLQNSPSHLESQKISKMKQPRVDRGLDNRQTDKDITDERNLPGSFSEDDILNMTYEEYLQAVGRSSVSSPCVAAVGPPWTMQGVQASGVPDNDL; this is encoded by the exons AAAGCTCATTTGACAAGGATAATGAAGAATACAATGCCAGTACAAGGGGAGAAAGATTTCATTCTTTTAGTGGGGTAGACAGTTCTAGCCTTATGCATAATGAAAAGAATACAACAAGATATTTCATCATAAAGAGTTTGAGCCATCAAAACATTCAATTGTCAATTGAGAAAGGCATATGGGCAACTCAAGTAATGAATGAGCCAATTCTGGAAGAGGCATATCAT AATTCTGATAGAGTGATTCTAATATTTAGTGTCAACATGAGTGGTTTCTTCCAAGGGTATGCCCAAATGATGTCTTCTGTGGGTTGGAAGCGAGACAAAATTTGGAGTAAATCAAGTGGTGGAAATAATCCTTGGGGCCACACTTTCAAAGTTAAATGGTTACGATTGCATAACCTGCCTTTCCAGAAGACACTTCATCTCAAGAATCCCTTGAATGATTATAAACCTGTGAAGATTAGCAGGGATTGCCAG GAGCTATCCAAAGATGTTGGTGAGGATCTTTGTGGGCTGTTTGATGAAGTAGATATTAAATGCAAACTGAAAAG GAATTATAGTTTAATGGATGATATTATTCCTAAAAGACCTTGCAGAAATTTTCCACTTCATTTACAAGATGAAGATTGTATGCTTTCTATTCCCTCATCAAATTTAGGATGTTCTGGTGCAACTGTGTTGGATCCACCCTTCTATCAGCATGTCGTTCAACATGGAGAGTGCAGCGGCTTTTTGAAGCCTGAAAGATCTCACAGGATCTCTTTTCTTCAAAACTCACCATCACACTTGGAATCACAAAAGATCTCTAAGATGAAGCAACCCAGAGTTGACAGAGGTCTAGATAATAGACAAACTGACAAAGATATAACTGATGAGAGAAATTTACCTGGATCATTTTCTGAAGATGATATTCTCAATATG ACATATGAAGAATATCTACAAGCTGTTGGAAGAAGCTCTGTGTCATCTCCTTGTGTG GCTGCAGTAGGACCACCATGGACTATGCAGGGGGTACAGGCAAGTGGGGTGCCGGACAATGATCtgtag
- the LOC103718243 gene encoding 3'-5' RNA helicase YTHDC2 isoform X4, with protein MKENTSVIDSSLTESKHDLENSDDQESSFDKDNEEYNASTRGERFHSFSGVDSSSLMHNEKNTTRYFIIKSLSHQNIQLSIEKGIWATQVMNEPILEEAYHNSDRVILIFSVNMSGFFQGYAQMMSSVGWKRDKIWSKSSGGNNPWGHTFKVKWLRLHNLPFQKTLHLKNPLNDYKPVKISRDCQELSKDVGEDLCGLFDEVDIKCKLKRNYSLMDDIIPKRPCRNFPLHLQDEDCMLSIPSSNLGCSGATVLDPPFYQHVVQHGECSGFLKPERSHRISFLQNSPSHLESQKISKMKQPRVDRGLDNRQTDKDITDERNLPGSFSEDDILNMVLYDQRTTYLLLLLSGTTVQLNKIWPSFFSK; from the exons AAAGCTCATTTGACAAGGATAATGAAGAATACAATGCCAGTACAAGGGGAGAAAGATTTCATTCTTTTAGTGGGGTAGACAGTTCTAGCCTTATGCATAATGAAAAGAATACAACAAGATATTTCATCATAAAGAGTTTGAGCCATCAAAACATTCAATTGTCAATTGAGAAAGGCATATGGGCAACTCAAGTAATGAATGAGCCAATTCTGGAAGAGGCATATCAT AATTCTGATAGAGTGATTCTAATATTTAGTGTCAACATGAGTGGTTTCTTCCAAGGGTATGCCCAAATGATGTCTTCTGTGGGTTGGAAGCGAGACAAAATTTGGAGTAAATCAAGTGGTGGAAATAATCCTTGGGGCCACACTTTCAAAGTTAAATGGTTACGATTGCATAACCTGCCTTTCCAGAAGACACTTCATCTCAAGAATCCCTTGAATGATTATAAACCTGTGAAGATTAGCAGGGATTGCCAG GAGCTATCCAAAGATGTTGGTGAGGATCTTTGTGGGCTGTTTGATGAAGTAGATATTAAATGCAAACTGAAAAG GAATTATAGTTTAATGGATGATATTATTCCTAAAAGACCTTGCAGAAATTTTCCACTTCATTTACAAGATGAAGATTGTATGCTTTCTATTCCCTCATCAAATTTAGGATGTTCTGGTGCAACTGTGTTGGATCCACCCTTCTATCAGCATGTCGTTCAACATGGAGAGTGCAGCGGCTTTTTGAAGCCTGAAAGATCTCACAGGATCTCTTTTCTTCAAAACTCACCATCACACTTGGAATCACAAAAGATCTCTAAGATGAAGCAACCCAGAGTTGACAGAGGTCTAGATAATAGACAAACTGACAAAGATATAACTGATGAGAGAAATTTACCTGGATCATTTTCTGAAGATGATATTCTCAATATG GTGCTGTATGATCAGAGAACAACATACTTGCTGCTCCTCCTGTCAGGAACAACCGTGCAACTCAATAAAATTTGGCCCAGCTTTTTCAGCAAGTAA